In Streptomyces sp. NBC_01551, one DNA window encodes the following:
- a CDS encoding CbtA family protein, giving the protein MNTISPRVLLVRGMLAGLLAGVAAFLVAYLLGESKVDAAIAIEEAAAAVGGHDHGEEAPVSRALQATAGLGTGVLLYGVALGGIAALVFCYALGRIGRFGPRATAALVTGALFVTVTLVPFFKYPANPPAVGDPDTATRRTVLYLLMIALSVLLASGALILGRRLAPKTGNWNASVIAALAFIAVIGVAYAFLPGINEVPADFPAVLIWQFRLASLAIQAALWTTFGLAFGYLAERALVPGGTAKEAVQPTG; this is encoded by the coding sequence GTACTGCTGGTGCGCGGCATGCTGGCCGGCCTGCTGGCCGGTGTCGCCGCGTTCCTCGTGGCGTATCTGCTGGGCGAGTCCAAGGTCGACGCTGCCATCGCGATCGAGGAGGCGGCCGCGGCCGTCGGCGGGCACGACCACGGCGAGGAGGCCCCGGTCAGCCGGGCCCTCCAGGCCACGGCCGGCCTCGGTACGGGCGTCCTGCTCTACGGCGTCGCGCTCGGCGGCATCGCCGCGCTCGTCTTCTGCTACGCCCTGGGCCGGATCGGCCGCTTCGGCCCGCGGGCCACGGCCGCCCTGGTAACCGGCGCCCTGTTCGTCACCGTCACGCTGGTGCCGTTCTTCAAGTACCCCGCCAACCCGCCGGCCGTGGGCGACCCGGACACGGCGACCCGGCGCACCGTCCTCTACCTGCTGATGATCGCCCTGAGCGTGCTGCTCGCCTCGGGCGCCCTGATCCTGGGCCGCCGCCTCGCCCCCAAGACGGGCAACTGGAACGCCTCGGTCATCGCGGCGCTCGCGTTCATCGCGGTGATCGGCGTCGCGTACGCGTTCCTGCCCGGCATCAACGAGGTCCCGGCTGACTTCCCGGCCGTCCTCATCTGGCAGTTCCGGCTCGCGTCCCTGGCCATCCAGGCCGCGCTCTGGACGACTTTCGGCCTCGCCTTCGGTTATCTAGCCGAACGTGCTCTTGTGCCCGGTGGCACCGCCAAGGAGGCTGTGCAGCCGACGGGTTGA